From Caretta caretta isolate rCarCar2 chromosome 3, rCarCar1.hap1, whole genome shotgun sequence, a single genomic window includes:
- the LOC142071357 gene encoding uncharacterized protein LOC142071357, producing MGNVCGCVRAEKEEQCLDPAKAPLSPAKHSPGRKYFRRKTRKKSTEEGIESEQIKNNEEKVQNETPISKDTEILSWGMALGDSFTWRMPVDSNVLPVSTDISIDVVKAKALPSEARSDSFNGDSSYVENQRFTKSDETDTCLNEQEERSLQKGCEQKRKYLHDDNTREPIFQKKVGGFHFAKAASLNSVNHSRQCEEIGFNEVFSRVNRDVPERKNFEKLRQFLSETRIDPQFEQKGSYSSDAGFPQILKEVAFYSIPPNRSKVNTF from the coding sequence ATGGGGAATGTCTGTGGATGTGTAAGGGCTGAAAAGGAAGAACAATGTTTAGATCCTGCCAAAGCTCCCTTGAGTCCTGCTAAACATTCCcctggaagaaaatatttcagaagGAAAACGAGAAAGAAATCAACTGAGGAGGGAATAGAGTCAGAACAGATTAAAAACAATGAAGAAAAAGTCCAGAATGAAACACCGATTTCAAAAGACACAGAAATTCTTTCCTGGGGGATGGCACTGGGCGATTCTTTTACATGGAGGATGCCAGTGGACAGTAATGTTCTGCCTGTGAGTACAGACATTTCAATTGATGTTGTTAAAGCAAAAGCTTTGCCGAGTGAAGCAAGGAGTGATTCTTTCAATGGGGACAGTTCTTATGTTGAAAATCAGAGATTCACAAAGTCTGATGAAACAGATACATGCTTAAATGAACAAGAGGAGAGGAGTTTACAAAAAGGCTGTGAACAAAAGAGGAAATATTTGCATGATGACAACACAAGAGAACCAATATTCCAGAAGAAAGTCGGtggttttcattttgcaaaagCAGCTAGCTTGAACTCTGTTAACCACAGTAGACAGTGTGAAGAAATTGGGTTCAATGAAGTTTTTTCCAGAGTTAATAGAGATGTCCCTGAAAGGAAAAACTTTGAAAAGTTGCGCCAGTTTCTATCTGAAACCAGAATTGATCCACAATTTGAACAAAAAGGATCTTATTCTTCTGATGCTGGCTTTCCTCAAATACTAAAGGAAGTGGCATTTTATAGCATTCCACCAAACAGGAGCAAGGTAAATACCTTCTAG